In Anaerotignum faecicola, a genomic segment contains:
- the scpB gene encoding SMC-Scp complex subunit ScpB, with translation MRLSELEAVVESLLFIAGDAVPLASIAQTIELDQATTRAVVLSLADKYEKEKRGLRIVEIADAYQMCTAAECFEYIRNMYKSPQRQGLTQSLLETLAIIAYKQPMTRAQVEEIRGVNSDHAVTKLLEKRLICEVGRADTPGKPILFGTSKEFLRYFGFKSIRELPPLEEENPEEAKEKDAETEFHT, from the coding sequence ATGAGATTATCGGAGCTGGAAGCGGTTGTGGAGTCCCTGCTGTTTATTGCCGGTGACGCGGTGCCCTTGGCATCCATCGCGCAGACGATTGAGCTGGATCAGGCAACGACGCGGGCAGTCGTGCTTTCCCTTGCGGATAAATATGAGAAGGAAAAACGGGGACTGCGGATTGTGGAGATTGCGGACGCGTATCAGATGTGTACGGCGGCAGAATGCTTTGAATATATTCGAAATATGTATAAAAGCCCACAGCGGCAGGGACTGACGCAGTCCCTGCTGGAAACGCTGGCGATTATCGCCTATAAGCAGCCGATGACGCGCGCGCAGGTGGAGGAAATCCGTGGGGTCAATTCCGACCATGCGGTGACGAAGCTTCTGGAAAAGCGGCTCATCTGCGAGGTCGGGCGGGCGGATACCCCCGGCAAGCCGATTCTTTTTGGCACAAGCAAGGAATTTCTGCGGTATTTCGGCTTTAAGAGTATTCGGGAGCTGCCGCCTTTGGAGGAAGAAAATCCGGAAGAAGCCAAGGAGAAGGATGCGGAAACAGAGTTTCATACATAA
- a CDS encoding segregation and condensation protein A → METINIRLAAFEGPLDLLYHLIEKNEIDIYDIPIAALTEQYLAYLDAAEDRDMDGMSEFLLMAATLLEIKSKLLLPKPKAEEEEGPDPREELVQRLLEYKRIKDATETLKEREEEAALVYYKEADASVARLKEQPPQELEDLLQGITMDDLYRAFRQVMARKETKEDKVRSSFRSVQKDLFTVGEKMEYIRDMLILHPHEKTAFHTIFRRNAGKMERVVTFLALLELIKQKEVQITQEKNFGEIFISRYDEGGAE, encoded by the coding sequence ATGGAGACAATCAATATCAGACTGGCAGCGTTTGAGGGCCCTTTGGATTTGCTGTATCACCTGATTGAAAAAAACGAAATTGATATTTATGATATTCCCATTGCGGCACTGACGGAGCAATACCTCGCCTATCTGGATGCGGCGGAGGACAGGGATATGGACGGCATGAGCGAATTTTTGCTGATGGCGGCAACGCTGCTTGAAATCAAAAGCAAGCTGCTCCTGCCCAAGCCGAAGGCAGAGGAGGAGGAAGGCCCCGACCCCAGAGAGGAGCTGGTACAGCGCCTGCTGGAATATAAGCGGATTAAGGACGCAACAGAGACCCTCAAGGAGCGCGAGGAGGAAGCGGCACTTGTGTACTATAAGGAAGCGGATGCCTCTGTGGCAAGGCTGAAGGAACAGCCGCCGCAGGAATTGGAGGATTTATTGCAGGGCATCACCATGGATGACCTTTATCGGGCGTTCCGGCAGGTGATGGCGAGAAAGGAAACCAAGGAGGATAAGGTGCGCAGCTCCTTCCGTTCGGTGCAGAAGGATTTATTTACCGTTGGGGAAAAGATGGAATACATCCGCGATATGCTGATTCTGCATCCGCATGAAAAAACAGCCTTCCATACCATTTTCCGCAGAAATGCAGGGAAGATGGAAAGGGTTGTGACCTTTCTGGCACTATTGGAGCTGATTAAGCAGAAGGAAGTGCAGATTACGCAGGAGAAAAACTTTGGTGAAATTTTCATCAGCAGATATGATGAAGGAGGGGCAGAATGA